A genomic segment from Actinoplanes sichuanensis encodes:
- a CDS encoding carbon-nitrogen hydrolase family protein — MQLSVVIAQVPAVWDVETNLATVRDVLGESRPGDVVVFPEGMLSGYAEDLTPLATLDPDRIREAVAALAATVEQHVFLGSLHPTGTGWSNAAVLLSPGREPRIYRKINLAVNERPHLEPGDHLPTFGIDGETVAVQLCREIRFPEQWQHLAAAGARFFAYLTNAANPREPEGVWRSHLISRAAENQRFVLSANIPDPHQHCPSMIVSPRGEVLAELPMGRPGILRHTIDLTDSGTWYLGQRRQDVVGLTYHRGDNPAGMSHWRS, encoded by the coding sequence GTGCAGCTCTCGGTCGTGATCGCGCAGGTCCCCGCGGTATGGGACGTCGAAACCAATCTGGCCACCGTGCGGGACGTCCTGGGCGAGTCGCGCCCGGGTGACGTGGTGGTGTTCCCCGAGGGCATGCTCTCCGGTTACGCCGAGGACCTCACCCCATTGGCGACGCTGGATCCGGACCGGATCCGCGAGGCCGTGGCCGCCCTGGCCGCCACCGTCGAACAGCACGTGTTCCTCGGCTCGCTCCACCCGACCGGGACGGGCTGGAGCAACGCCGCCGTCCTACTCTCCCCCGGCCGTGAGCCCCGGATCTATCGCAAGATCAACCTGGCCGTGAACGAACGTCCGCACCTGGAGCCGGGCGATCACCTGCCGACGTTCGGGATCGACGGCGAGACGGTGGCCGTGCAGCTCTGCCGTGAGATCCGTTTCCCGGAGCAGTGGCAGCACCTGGCCGCCGCGGGCGCGCGGTTCTTCGCCTACCTGACGAACGCCGCCAACCCGCGCGAGCCGGAGGGTGTCTGGCGCAGCCATCTGATCAGCCGGGCGGCCGAGAACCAGCGCTTCGTCCTGTCCGCGAACATCCCCGACCCGCACCAGCACTGCCCCAGCATGATCGTCTCGCCGCGTGGTGAGGTGCTCGCCGAGTTGCCGATGGGCCGCCCGGGGATCCTGCGGCACACGATCGACCTGACGGATTCCGGCACCTGGTATCTCGGTCAGCGGCGGCAGGACGTGGTGGGCCTGACATACCACCGCGGCGATAACCCAGCTGGCATGTCACATTGGCGTTCATAA
- a CDS encoding DUF4132 domain-containing protein produces MIVDEGTWGLPEDWWHGLHPRRGGRPVPPVVVAHDPEKVRTRRDRIMGRLVDYDVGLLATTDDTPLGAAVAVLTTGDESLVDTWVARSGLPFVVQTVGEAFRLVDSGALWQSRSGGYERLWHGDDFKRAWAAARSVRRHLASTADDVDEILAGFRSRPVGRILSSYLMPTRVDWVDADCAAAASWGDGPEEWEWADHRHLRGALVLSASRVEHLDRLRLVITGEVLGYRDIGVVATVLDGVGPSAATCLAQPFYRDLFQLQDDAWEHRERLGEAALRIMAATPDDEAMRILLRETLDGRSIRPGQLLKSGALKRYPVRALRVLAERADAVSRDLAGMIRLDRPELGPEALRLGPPAPETVGRAWAELCDRPSAFDSADDRKRAIGALAAIPTEEAFGLVLDRVEQKYYRQALLAAAKRAPERAMRVFASRDTDPAVSELMRDHVLRYPAALSALDPADQARVRAIVGPVPGSGFSGSELPGSGLPGSVMPGAALPGSGPPGSGSPGSVPPGGVFARPVRAAGLPDWLVPARLPAGPLSPEDVRRLCRLLAASRVGALKPEIDRVRPLGDFAGFAWEIFEQWRAADYPSKNTLAMTALAAFGDDGAVRALAAFLPEWSSVSSRVRAVMDVFAAIGTDAALTQLDRLSRSAKTAVARQTAADRLASVARARGLRPEELADRILPDFGLDSEGRIELDYGSRRFTIGFDEQLQPWIADETGRRLTRLPKPTDDVSAAAQRWFADLKKEAKTVGAERVRSIEAAMVTGRRWTPEEFRRYLIDHPLTWQLTQRLLWVALADADPASNDGPALGGGSGAAAGVYADAGLGGGGSGAAPAGSAGPGLGGGGSGASAGPGLGGGGRASDGDVVVGGDVVAVFRVAEDRSFADLDDKEWTLPAGVTVGVAHPWHFAADQAAWAALFVDYAIIQPFPQVGRELTGRSEVEVTSFAGQPVSGRRLFVLSARGWRFSDGHSSLVRDFPGGVTVEIDYSPGYHWQEPDAPQSFVGVSGLDRLGPVAFSEVIRDLRYLTSP; encoded by the coding sequence ATGATCGTGGACGAGGGCACGTGGGGGCTTCCGGAGGACTGGTGGCACGGTCTGCATCCGCGCCGCGGGGGTCGCCCGGTGCCACCGGTGGTGGTGGCCCACGACCCGGAGAAAGTGCGGACCCGTCGCGATCGGATCATGGGACGCCTCGTCGACTATGACGTCGGGCTGCTCGCCACCACCGACGACACCCCGCTCGGGGCCGCGGTGGCCGTCCTGACCACGGGTGACGAGTCGCTCGTCGACACGTGGGTCGCGCGGTCCGGGCTGCCTTTCGTGGTCCAGACGGTCGGCGAGGCCTTCCGGCTGGTCGACTCGGGGGCGCTCTGGCAGTCCCGCAGCGGGGGATATGAGCGGTTGTGGCATGGCGACGACTTCAAACGGGCCTGGGCCGCGGCCCGGTCGGTGCGGCGTCACCTCGCGTCCACGGCCGATGACGTCGACGAGATCCTCGCCGGATTCCGGAGCCGGCCGGTCGGGCGGATCCTCTCCTCCTACCTGATGCCGACCCGCGTCGACTGGGTCGACGCCGACTGTGCGGCCGCCGCGAGCTGGGGCGACGGCCCCGAGGAGTGGGAGTGGGCCGACCATCGGCACCTGCGGGGTGCGCTGGTGCTGTCCGCGAGTCGCGTCGAGCATCTGGATCGGTTGCGGCTCGTGATCACCGGCGAGGTGCTCGGCTACCGGGACATCGGTGTGGTCGCCACCGTGCTCGACGGGGTCGGGCCGTCCGCCGCCACCTGTCTGGCCCAGCCGTTCTACCGAGACCTGTTCCAGCTGCAGGACGATGCCTGGGAGCATCGGGAGCGACTCGGCGAGGCGGCGCTCCGGATCATGGCGGCGACCCCCGACGACGAGGCCATGCGGATCCTGCTGCGGGAAACCCTCGACGGCAGGTCGATCCGGCCGGGGCAGCTGCTGAAATCCGGGGCGCTGAAACGCTATCCCGTTCGGGCCTTGCGGGTGCTCGCCGAGCGTGCCGACGCCGTCTCCCGCGACCTGGCCGGCATGATCCGGCTCGACCGGCCGGAGCTCGGTCCCGAGGCGCTGCGGCTCGGTCCGCCCGCGCCGGAGACGGTCGGCCGTGCCTGGGCCGAGCTGTGCGATCGGCCGAGTGCCTTCGACAGCGCCGACGACCGGAAACGGGCGATCGGTGCGCTGGCCGCGATCCCGACCGAGGAGGCGTTCGGCCTGGTCCTCGACCGGGTGGAGCAGAAATATTACCGGCAGGCACTGCTGGCCGCGGCGAAACGCGCGCCGGAGCGTGCGATGCGGGTGTTCGCGTCCCGTGACACCGACCCGGCGGTGTCGGAGCTGATGCGCGACCACGTGCTGCGGTATCCGGCCGCGCTGTCCGCACTCGATCCGGCCGATCAGGCGCGGGTGAGGGCCATCGTCGGCCCGGTGCCGGGTTCCGGGTTTTCGGGTTCTGAGCTGCCGGGTTCTGGACTGCCGGGTTCTGTGATGCCGGGCGCTGCGCTGCCGGGTTCTGGACCGCCCGGTTCTGGATCGCCTGGTTCGGTGCCGCCGGGTGGGGTGTTCGCTCGGCCGGTCCGTGCGGCCGGGCTGCCGGATTGGCTTGTTCCCGCTCGGCTGCCGGCCGGGCCGCTGTCCCCGGAGGACGTGCGGCGGCTGTGCCGGCTGCTCGCCGCATCACGGGTCGGGGCGCTGAAACCGGAGATCGACCGAGTGCGGCCGCTCGGTGACTTCGCCGGGTTCGCCTGGGAGATCTTCGAGCAGTGGCGGGCCGCCGACTATCCGTCGAAGAACACGCTGGCCATGACGGCGCTGGCGGCGTTCGGTGACGACGGTGCGGTCCGGGCGCTGGCCGCGTTCCTCCCCGAGTGGTCGTCGGTCAGCAGCCGGGTGCGAGCCGTCATGGACGTGTTCGCCGCGATCGGCACCGACGCCGCGCTCACCCAGCTAGACCGGCTCAGCCGCAGCGCGAAAACCGCGGTGGCCCGACAGACGGCCGCCGACCGGCTGGCGTCCGTCGCCCGGGCACGTGGGCTCCGCCCCGAGGAACTGGCCGACCGGATCTTGCCGGACTTCGGCCTCGATTCCGAAGGGCGCATCGAGCTCGACTATGGATCGCGCCGGTTCACCATCGGTTTCGACGAGCAGTTACAGCCGTGGATCGCCGACGAGACCGGGCGGCGCCTGACCCGGCTGCCCAAGCCCACCGATGACGTCTCGGCCGCTGCCCAGCGGTGGTTCGCCGACCTGAAGAAGGAGGCGAAGACGGTCGGGGCCGAGCGGGTCCGGTCCATCGAAGCGGCGATGGTCACCGGGCGGCGATGGACACCCGAGGAGTTCCGCCGATACCTGATCGACCACCCGCTGACCTGGCAGTTGACGCAGCGCCTGCTGTGGGTGGCACTCGCCGACGCCGATCCGGCGTCCAACGACGGTCCGGCCCTCGGCGGTGGGTCGGGCGCTGCCGCCGGCGTTTACGCCGATGCGGGGCTCGGTGGTGGCGGGTCGGGCGCTGCCCCCGCCGGCTCCGCCGGTCCGGGGCTTGGCGGTGGTGGGTCGGGTGCTTCCGCCGGTCCGGGGCTCGGCGGTGGTGGTCGCGCGTCTGATGGTGACGTGGTGGTCGGCGGCGATGTGGTGGCGGTCTTCCGGGTCGCCGAGGATCGGTCGTTTGCGGATCTCGATGACAAGGAGTGGACGCTGCCGGCGGGTGTCACCGTCGGAGTGGCTCATCCGTGGCACTTCGCCGCTGATCAGGCGGCGTGGGCGGCGTTGTTCGTCGACTACGCGATCATTCAGCCGTTTCCGCAGGTGGGACGGGAGTTGACCGGGCGGTCCGAGGTGGAGGTCACGTCGTTCGCCGGGCAGCCGGTCTCGGGGCGGAGGCTGTTCGTGCTCAGCGCGCGAGGGTGGCGGTTCTCCGACGGGCATTCTTCGCTGGTGCGTGACTTTCCCGGCGGGGTGACCGTGGAGATCGACTACTCGCCCGGCTATCACTGGCAGGAGCCGGATGCTCCGCAGAGTTTCGTCGGCGTGAGCGGCCTGGACAGGCTCGGACCGGTCGCGTTCTCCGAGGTGATCCGCGACCTCCGGTACCTGACGAGCCCGTGA
- a CDS encoding BTAD domain-containing putative transcriptional regulator translates to MQIGMLGPFEVRTDAGVLVDVPGARLRGLLAALALEPGRAVPKAALVDRIWGENPPADATNALHRLVSRLRKVLPDGSIEGLADGYRLTVEPGAVDAVRFERLLAAGRARPSDDPERLPLLREALDLWRGAALQDVESPDDAVVVRLAELRLTALEELFEAELRVGPGGFGSGGDGPGVGDGGDLVVELSGLVAEHPLRERLVAALMRALVAAGRGGEALRVYQRTREALAAELGVDPSAELAALHVALLRGDTGGRAETRRTNLRAELTSYVGKGADVEAVRGLVTGNRLTTLIGPGGTGKTRLAAESGRTLVGEFDGGVWLVELAALGAGGDVAQATITGLGLRDALLGAPPNADVTDRIIAAIRDREMLLILDNCEHVIEQAAEFAHRVLGECDRLRIMATSREPLGITGETLWHVEPLDQASAMRLLRDRAAAVGRVDDGDTATPARVCRALDGMPLAIELAAARLRTMTLDQLAHRLDDRFRLLTGGSRTALPRHRTLRAVVDWSWDLLTGEERTALCRLSVFAGGASLEAAEHVGAGLDVLTSLTEKSLLVSTGEIVGQAPRYRMLGTIREYAGQRLAEAGQTDSARRAHLAYFTELAETAEPRLRRADQLEWLARLETDHDNIGTAMRGALSAGETGAAMRLAAGAGWYWWLSGHKTEGNELIAAALALPGEVPDRIRATVYALMSLYVNSGMGDEHQAAEWIHQAYRFSRGVDGSHPLIGFVEPLERLLQAPGEALSAFEPMLDDDDPWARALARLHLGKMRIVLGHGGREADDYLEAALAEFRVLGERFGISFALSELAERIATRGGFGQACEYYEGAVEVLTEVGSAEDVIRRRGRQAQLYWLAGDREASAAALAEAQRLAERVTWPGALAELAFVKAELARWTGARAEAYRHVDAGIALLGAEADWPNIRASTHDLLGYLAEDPGRSRTERVAAYRAAIEAGHPTLIARVLVGVADQALRDGDHAQAARLTAAAVAVRGMADRSHPDAARIEETARRSLGESGFAEATREGATADWRKLSEVTLAG, encoded by the coding sequence GTGCAGATCGGGATGCTGGGGCCGTTCGAGGTTCGCACGGATGCGGGCGTCCTCGTCGACGTGCCTGGTGCGCGGCTGCGTGGGCTGCTGGCCGCGCTCGCTCTGGAGCCCGGCCGGGCAGTCCCGAAAGCCGCGCTCGTCGATCGGATCTGGGGTGAGAATCCGCCCGCCGACGCCACGAACGCCCTGCACCGCCTGGTGTCCCGGCTGCGCAAGGTCCTGCCCGACGGCTCGATCGAGGGTCTGGCCGACGGATATCGCCTGACCGTCGAACCCGGTGCGGTCGACGCGGTGCGGTTCGAGCGGCTGCTCGCCGCGGGCCGGGCCCGCCCGTCCGACGATCCGGAGCGGCTGCCGTTGCTGCGCGAGGCCCTCGACCTGTGGCGGGGTGCCGCGCTCCAGGACGTGGAGTCGCCCGACGACGCGGTGGTCGTGCGACTGGCCGAGCTGCGGCTGACCGCCCTGGAGGAGCTTTTCGAGGCCGAACTCCGCGTCGGCCCCGGCGGCTTCGGGTCGGGTGGCGATGGGCCGGGCGTCGGCGACGGCGGGGATCTTGTCGTCGAGTTGAGTGGGCTGGTGGCTGAGCATCCGCTTCGGGAGCGGCTGGTGGCTGCTCTCATGCGCGCTCTGGTGGCTGCCGGGCGGGGTGGTGAGGCGCTTCGGGTGTATCAGCGGACCCGGGAGGCGCTCGCCGCCGAGCTGGGGGTCGATCCGTCGGCGGAGCTGGCCGCGCTGCACGTCGCTCTGCTGCGCGGGGACACCGGTGGCCGGGCGGAGACCCGCCGGACCAACCTGCGAGCCGAGCTGACCAGCTATGTCGGCAAGGGGGCTGATGTCGAGGCGGTTCGGGGACTGGTCACCGGGAATCGGCTCACCACCCTGATCGGGCCGGGCGGCACCGGGAAGACACGATTGGCCGCCGAGTCCGGGCGTACCCTCGTCGGGGAATTCGATGGTGGGGTCTGGCTCGTCGAACTGGCTGCACTCGGCGCCGGCGGGGATGTGGCCCAGGCGACCATCACCGGGCTCGGGTTGCGCGACGCGCTGCTCGGCGCCCCGCCGAACGCCGACGTGACCGATCGGATCATCGCCGCGATTCGTGACCGGGAGATGCTGCTGATCCTGGACAACTGTGAGCATGTGATCGAGCAGGCGGCGGAGTTCGCGCATCGGGTGCTCGGTGAGTGTGACCGACTGCGGATCATGGCGACCAGTCGGGAGCCACTCGGCATCACCGGCGAGACGCTGTGGCATGTCGAGCCGCTCGATCAGGCTTCGGCGATGCGTCTGCTGCGGGACCGGGCGGCCGCCGTCGGACGGGTCGATGACGGTGACACGGCGACACCGGCCCGTGTCTGCCGGGCGCTGGACGGGATGCCGCTGGCGATCGAGCTGGCCGCGGCCCGGCTGCGCACGATGACCCTCGATCAGCTCGCGCACCGGCTCGACGACAGGTTCCGGCTGCTCACCGGTGGCAGCCGCACCGCCCTGCCGCGGCATCGGACGCTCCGTGCCGTCGTCGACTGGAGCTGGGATCTGCTCACGGGCGAGGAGCGGACGGCACTGTGCCGGCTGTCGGTGTTCGCGGGTGGGGCGAGCCTGGAGGCGGCCGAACACGTGGGTGCCGGCCTCGACGTGCTCACCTCCCTCACCGAGAAGTCGTTACTGGTCAGCACCGGCGAGATAGTTGGTCAGGCGCCGCGCTATCGGATGCTCGGCACCATCCGGGAGTATGCGGGGCAGCGCCTCGCCGAGGCCGGGCAGACCGATTCGGCTCGGCGGGCGCATCTGGCGTACTTCACCGAGCTGGCCGAGACTGCCGAACCCCGGCTGCGCCGCGCCGACCAGCTGGAGTGGCTGGCCCGCTTGGAGACCGACCACGACAACATCGGTACGGCGATGCGGGGTGCGCTGTCCGCGGGCGAGACCGGGGCGGCGATGCGGCTCGCGGCGGGCGCCGGGTGGTACTGGTGGCTGAGCGGTCACAAGACCGAGGGCAACGAGCTGATCGCCGCCGCCCTGGCGCTGCCCGGCGAGGTGCCGGACCGGATCCGGGCCACCGTGTACGCGTTGATGAGCCTCTACGTGAACTCCGGCATGGGTGACGAGCATCAGGCCGCCGAGTGGATCCATCAGGCGTACCGGTTCAGTCGCGGGGTGGACGGCTCCCATCCGCTGATCGGGTTCGTGGAGCCGCTGGAACGTCTGCTGCAGGCGCCGGGCGAGGCCCTGTCCGCTTTCGAGCCGATGCTGGACGACGACGATCCGTGGGCCCGCGCCCTGGCCCGGCTGCACCTCGGGAAGATGCGGATCGTCCTCGGGCACGGCGGCCGCGAGGCGGACGACTACCTGGAGGCGGCGCTGGCCGAGTTCCGGGTGCTGGGGGAGCGGTTCGGGATCTCGTTCGCGCTGAGTGAGCTGGCCGAACGGATCGCCACCCGGGGCGGTTTCGGTCAGGCGTGCGAGTACTACGAAGGGGCCGTCGAGGTGCTGACGGAGGTCGGCTCGGCCGAGGACGTGATCCGGCGGCGAGGCCGGCAGGCGCAGCTGTACTGGCTGGCCGGCGACCGGGAGGCGAGCGCTGCCGCACTGGCCGAGGCGCAGCGGCTCGCCGAGCGGGTCACCTGGCCCGGAGCGCTGGCCGAGCTGGCGTTCGTCAAGGCGGAACTGGCCCGCTGGACCGGTGCCCGAGCCGAGGCGTACCGGCACGTCGACGCCGGGATCGCGCTGCTCGGCGCCGAGGCGGACTGGCCGAACATCCGGGCGAGCACCCACGACCTGCTCGGCTACCTGGCCGAGGATCCGGGCCGGTCCCGGACGGAGCGGGTGGCGGCGTACCGGGCGGCGATCGAGGCCGGACATCCGACTCTCATCGCGCGGGTGCTCGTCGGGGTCGCCGACCAGGCGCTGCGCGACGGTGATCACGCGCAGGCGGCCCGGCTGACGGCGGCGGCGGTGGCTGTACGCGGAATGGCCGATCGATCTCACCCGGATGCCGCGAGAATCGAGGAGACCGCACGCCGCAGCCTCGGCGAATCGGGATTCGCCGAGGCCACTCGGGAGGGCGCGACCGCCGACTGGCGAAAGCTGTCCGAGGTCACGCTCGCCGGTTGA
- a CDS encoding ABC transporter permease — MSDSTIMLRRNFKHTLRNPAAVFNSVLFPVVIMVMFVYVIGGAFDVGVDYVDYATPGMILLAVCYGLSATATAVNSDMTKGIINRFKVMDVSRGAVLTGHVVASMLNNVIAIAAIVGVAFALGFRSPAGLTGWLGVIGLALLLSFSVGWFTVALGLSAKSPETAGLGSVPLVMLPFFSSAIVPAEKMGTGVEQFAEYQPFTPIIEALRSLLAGTPDTTALITSVAWCAGIALLGYVWAIRTFNRRA, encoded by the coding sequence ATGAGCGACTCGACGATCATGCTGCGCCGCAACTTCAAGCACACGCTGCGCAACCCGGCCGCGGTGTTCAACTCGGTCCTGTTCCCGGTCGTGATCATGGTGATGTTCGTCTACGTGATCGGCGGGGCGTTCGACGTGGGCGTCGACTACGTGGACTACGCGACACCGGGCATGATCCTGCTGGCCGTCTGCTATGGACTCAGCGCCACCGCGACGGCGGTGAACTCGGACATGACCAAGGGCATCATCAACCGCTTCAAGGTCATGGACGTGTCCCGCGGCGCGGTGCTGACCGGGCACGTCGTGGCGAGCATGCTGAACAACGTGATCGCGATCGCGGCGATCGTCGGGGTGGCGTTCGCGCTGGGCTTCCGGTCACCGGCCGGGCTCACCGGCTGGCTCGGGGTGATCGGCCTGGCGCTGCTGCTCAGCTTCTCGGTCGGCTGGTTCACGGTCGCGCTCGGCCTGTCCGCGAAGTCGCCGGAGACCGCCGGTCTGGGCTCGGTGCCGCTTGTCATGCTGCCGTTCTTCAGTAGCGCGATCGTCCCGGCCGAGAAGATGGGCACCGGAGTCGAGCAGTTCGCCGAGTACCAGCCGTTCACGCCGATCATCGAGGCACTGCGGTCGCTGCTGGCCGGCACGCCCGACACCACCGCGCTGATCACGTCGGTCGCCTGGTGCGCGGGGATCGCCCTGCTCGGGTATGTGTGGGCGATCCGCACCTTCAACCGGCGAGCGTGA
- a CDS encoding ATP-binding cassette domain-containing protein, which yields MSDSAIEVAGLRKAYGTKVVLDGIDLHVPAGTIFSLLGPNGAGKTTTVNILTTLIQADGGSARVAGQDLIRNAKGVRARIGVTGQFAAVDDLLTGQENLQLMVDLKRADSAVIPGLLERFDLTAAAQKPVATYSGGMRRKLDLAMTLVGDPQIIFLDEPTTGLDPRSRRTMWDIIRDLVAGGVTIFLTTQYLEEADQLADRIAVLDQGRLVAQGTPAELKRQIPGSHVRLRFGDAASASSAADLLGATRDEDGVTLRVPGDGGTAALRDLLNRLDDHGAHAEELSVHTPDLDDVFLALTGRPHHAEEASNR from the coding sequence ATGAGTGATTCCGCGATCGAAGTCGCCGGCCTGCGCAAGGCCTACGGGACCAAGGTCGTGCTCGACGGCATCGATCTGCATGTTCCGGCCGGCACGATCTTCTCCCTTCTCGGCCCGAACGGGGCCGGCAAGACCACCACGGTCAACATCCTGACCACCTTGATCCAAGCCGATGGCGGTTCGGCTCGGGTGGCCGGTCAGGATCTGATCAGAAACGCCAAGGGAGTACGGGCACGCATCGGCGTGACAGGCCAGTTCGCCGCGGTGGACGACCTGCTGACCGGGCAGGAGAACCTGCAACTGATGGTGGACCTGAAGCGTGCCGACAGTGCGGTGATCCCCGGCCTGCTGGAACGGTTCGACCTGACCGCGGCGGCGCAGAAGCCGGTCGCCACCTACTCCGGGGGCATGCGCCGCAAGCTGGACCTGGCGATGACCCTGGTCGGCGATCCACAGATCATCTTCCTCGACGAGCCGACCACCGGCCTGGACCCGCGCAGCCGCCGCACGATGTGGGACATCATCCGGGACCTGGTGGCCGGCGGGGTGACGATCTTCCTCACCACCCAGTATCTGGAGGAGGCCGACCAGCTCGCCGACCGGATCGCCGTCCTCGACCAGGGCCGCCTGGTCGCCCAGGGCACCCCGGCCGAACTGAAGCGGCAGATCCCGGGCAGTCACGTCCGGCTCCGGTTCGGCGACGCCGCCTCAGCCTCCTCAGCGGCCGACCTCCTGGGCGCGACCCGCGACGAGGACGGCGTGACGCTGCGGGTTCCCGGCGACGGCGGCACCGCGGCGCTGCGAGACCTGCTCAACCGGCTCGACGACCACGGCGCCCACGCCGAGGAACTGTCCGTGCACACCCCCGACCTCGACGACGTCTTCCTGGCCCTGACCGGCCGCCCCCACCACGCCGAGGAGGCGAGCAACCGATGA
- a CDS encoding zinc-dependent alcohol dehydrogenase, translated as MRALVLTGPGKAEVRQVPTPIAGPGQVVVEVARAGVCGTDVELFTGEMSYLHSGVSSYPLRPGHEWSGTVRELGPGVDTAWLDRRVTGDTMIGCGHCRRCVGGRHHVCPERHELGIRDGLAGALAERLVFPAAYLHALPDGVDATAGALVEPAGNAQRCVDAAALSAGERLLVLGTGTIGLLTAMLARARGIEVHLLGQQLEFARSLGFTDVWTRESLPSPPWDAVVDATNAPSMPGLAVELVEPGRRVVYIGLSGTPSTIDTRDAVLKDVTAIGILGASAGLAPAIAAFASGAVDPRPLVAATVSLEEAADVLTGRRPRSAGAGPKVLIDPVRAMSEA; from the coding sequence ATGCGCGCGCTGGTGCTCACCGGCCCTGGAAAGGCCGAGGTCAGGCAGGTTCCGACGCCGATCGCGGGGCCGGGGCAGGTGGTCGTCGAGGTGGCTCGGGCCGGGGTCTGCGGCACCGATGTGGAGCTGTTCACCGGCGAGATGAGCTACCTGCACAGCGGCGTGTCGTCGTATCCGCTGCGTCCCGGGCACGAGTGGTCGGGCACCGTCCGCGAGCTGGGCCCGGGCGTGGACACCGCCTGGCTGGACCGGCGGGTGACCGGCGACACGATGATCGGTTGCGGTCACTGCCGCCGATGTGTGGGAGGCCGTCACCACGTCTGCCCGGAACGGCACGAGCTCGGCATCCGGGACGGCCTGGCCGGCGCGTTGGCCGAACGGCTGGTGTTCCCGGCGGCCTACCTGCACGCCCTACCGGACGGCGTGGACGCCACCGCGGGTGCGCTCGTCGAACCGGCCGGCAACGCACAGCGCTGCGTCGACGCGGCCGCGCTGTCGGCCGGGGAACGGCTGCTGGTCCTCGGCACCGGCACGATCGGCCTGCTCACCGCGATGTTGGCCCGGGCCCGTGGCATCGAGGTGCACCTGCTCGGACAGCAGTTGGAGTTCGCCCGCTCACTCGGGTTCACCGACGTCTGGACCCGCGAGTCGTTGCCGTCGCCACCGTGGGACGCGGTGGTCGACGCCACCAACGCACCGTCGATGCCGGGCCTGGCGGTCGAGCTCGTCGAACCGGGCCGCCGCGTGGTCTATATCGGACTGTCCGGCACGCCGAGCACCATCGACACCCGCGACGCGGTGCTCAAGGACGTGACCGCGATCGGCATCCTGGGTGCGTCGGCGGGGCTGGCACCGGCGATCGCCGCGTTCGCCTCCGGGGCCGTCGACCCGCGTCCGTTGGTGGCCGCGACGGTCTCCCTCGAGGAGGCCGCCGACGTGCTGACCGGGCGCCGCCCACGGTCGGCCGGTGCCGGGCCGAAGGTGCTGATCGATCCTGTCCGCGCCATGTCAGAGGCGTGA
- a CDS encoding MFS transporter, with protein sequence MKRLLPAASAAATIFLVALCLRPAITAVGPLLPQISADVGLGEAAQGLLGALPLLAFALVSPQVHRLSGRVGMERAVLLALLVLAAATVARSYTGTAGLWAGTVVIGCAIAVGNVLVPAIVKRDFAANVSRATGFYTAFITIAASTASAVAVPIADAVDWRLSLAVWGVLALVVALVWAPRARPAPVLEESRPDTRKEVWRQPRAWLITAFMGLQSTCFYVLVTWLPTIEISHGVSQRTAGLHLFLFQGMGILGGLAVPLLLRDPATRALGAITASLPVVVATIGLLVVPGLTVLWAAIAGLGQGASLVAALTLISFGGRTPSETTRLSGMAQSLGYLLAAAGPVAAGVLAERTGAWEATLVMIIGLGLLQTAAGAAAGRKGS encoded by the coding sequence GTGAAGCGCTTACTTCCGGCCGCGTCAGCGGCTGCGACGATCTTTCTCGTCGCTCTCTGTCTGCGGCCCGCGATCACCGCGGTGGGGCCGCTGCTTCCGCAGATCAGTGCCGATGTCGGGCTCGGTGAGGCGGCGCAGGGGCTGCTCGGTGCGCTGCCGTTGCTGGCGTTCGCGCTGGTGTCGCCGCAGGTGCATCGGCTGTCTGGGCGGGTCGGGATGGAACGCGCGGTGCTGCTGGCGCTGTTGGTGCTGGCGGCGGCGACCGTGGCGCGGTCGTATACGGGCACGGCGGGTCTGTGGGCCGGCACCGTTGTGATCGGATGTGCAATCGCGGTCGGTAACGTGCTGGTGCCGGCGATTGTGAAGCGTGACTTCGCGGCGAACGTGTCGCGGGCTACCGGGTTCTACACGGCGTTCATCACGATCGCGGCGAGCACCGCGTCGGCGGTGGCGGTCCCGATCGCGGATGCCGTCGACTGGCGGCTGTCGCTGGCCGTCTGGGGAGTATTGGCACTGGTGGTGGCACTGGTCTGGGCGCCGCGGGCCCGACCGGCGCCGGTGCTCGAGGAGAGCCGGCCAGACACTAGAAAGGAAGTGTGGCGGCAGCCCCGGGCCTGGTTGATCACCGCGTTCATGGGTTTGCAGAGCACCTGCTTCTACGTCCTGGTGACCTGGCTTCCGACGATCGAGATCAGTCATGGGGTGTCACAGCGAACGGCTGGTCTGCATCTGTTCCTGTTTCAGGGGATGGGGATTCTGGGTGGGCTGGCGGTTCCGTTGCTGCTGCGCGATCCGGCGACCCGCGCTCTCGGCGCGATCACGGCCAGCCTGCCGGTGGTCGTCGCCACGATCGGCCTGCTGGTCGTGCCCGGCCTGACCGTGCTGTGGGCGGCCATCGCCGGTCTGGGCCAGGGCGCCTCGCTGGTGGCCGCGCTCACGCTGATCAGTTTCGGCGGACGGACACCCTCGGAGACGACCCGGTTGTCCGGGATGGCGCAGTCGTTGGGTTACCTGCTGGCCGCCGCGGGCCCGGTGGCGGCGGGTGTGCTGGCCGAACGCACCGGGGCCTGGGAGGCTACCCTCGTCATGATCATCGGGCTGGGCCTGCTGCAGACGGCGGCGGGCGCGGCGGCCGGGCGAAAGGGGTCCTGA